The DNA window GTATATAATAAATCGGTGTCTTTGGCGGCTGCCTTCAGGTCCGTGGTGCAGGTGACCTTCCCCCCGGCCCGTTGCAGCAGTGCCGTTGCGGGTTGAAAGGCCTTCGGCGCCGCAATGCGCAACTCGAAGCCGAGCCGGGCGGCGGCAAAAATCCACGAGTTTGCGACATTGCAGGCGCCGTCCCCGATAAACGTGACCACTTTGCCCTGGATTGAGCCGCGTTTTTCCTGATACGTTAAGACATCCGCCAGGATTTGGCAGGGATGCTCCTCGTCGGTGAGCGCGTTTATCGTGGGAATCCCCGCAAACCGGGCGAACTCCTCGAGATCGCTTTGGGCAAAAGTCCGAAAGACGGCGCCTTGCATCATCCGGCCCAAAACGCGGGCGGTATCCTTGATCGGTTCGCCGCGCCCGAGTTGGATTTCTGTTGCGGGCAGAAAAATCACATTACCGCCAAGTTGGCGGATGCCGACCTCGAATGAGATGCGGGTGCGCGTGGAGGATTTGGCAAAAAGCATGGCCCAGATTTGCCCGCTCAAAGGCTGGTTCGATGCCCTGCCTGGTTTCTTTTTCAACTCAACCGCGCGAGTCAGAATGGAATCCATATCGGCCCGCGCCAGCTTTTCGATACTCAACAGGTGTTTCATGCTATCATCCAAGACCTGCCAACACCGATTCGACAATTCCCAGCCCTTCCTGGGCCTCGGCTGGGCTCAGGTTCAGCGGCGGGAGCAACCGGATAATCTGGGCGCCTGCAGGAATGGCCAGGAGCCCCGCCCGGTGCAGCAGGTCCACAAACCGCACCGCCTGTGTTCGGGTGCTCTCGCCCGGCAATCGCGCCTGGTCCGGGACCAACTCGATTCCCAACATCAGCCCGAGCCCGCGCACCTGGCGGATTACTCCGGGATGCTTTTGCGCGAGGGCTTGCAAACCGTTCTTGAGAAAATCGCCGATGCGCCGGGCATTGTCGGCCAAGCCATCGCGTTGGATGACTTCCAGAATTTTCAATGCCACAGCGCAAGCCAGGGGTGAGCCGCCATAGGTGCTGCCGTGGGTCCCTGCGCCCAGAACATCCGCATACGGCGCCCGCACCCAAAAAGCGCCTATGGGAAAACCGCCCCCGAGGGATTTGGCCATCGAAAGGCCGTCGGGCAAAAACTCGCCGCCCTCGACGGACTCGATGATGCGTTGAAAACTCTGAAAACGCCCGGTGCGGAAGTGGCCATCCTGAACGCCATCCATGAGCAAGAGCAGTTTCCTTTGATCACATAACTGTCGCAAACCGAGTAAATAGTCCGGTGTGGCCGGTTGCACCCCGCC is part of the Verrucomicrobiia bacterium genome and encodes:
- the argF gene encoding ornithine carbamoyltransferase; amino-acid sequence: MKHLLSIEKLARADMDSILTRAVELKKKPGRASNQPLSGQIWAMLFAKSSTRTRISFEVGIRQLGGNVIFLPATEIQLGRGEPIKDTARVLGRMMQGAVFRTFAQSDLEEFARFAGIPTINALTDEEHPCQILADVLTYQEKRGSIQGKVVTFIGDGACNVANSWIFAAARLGFELRIAAPKAFQPATALLQRAGGKVTCTTDLKAAAKDTDLLYTDVWVSMGKEAESAERIRQLTGYQINASLIGLARPGALVMHCLPAYRGKEIDEETFEANAQTIFDQAENRLHAQKGVLEWLAGG
- a CDS encoding acetylornithine transaminase; this translates as MKEIVPAPPPIVRNDAAAVQKLFQQHVVPSYGRFDLVLSHGAGSYVYDVSGKRYLDLGGGIAVSALGHAPEAISSALIEQSRRLVHVSNFYYHEPQGKLAQALSSHIGPGKCFFCNSGGEANEGLFKLARKFGHDEGRFEILTTLNSFHGRTLAGIAATGQEKVKKGFEPMVAGFRQVPYNDLDAMRAALSPATAAILIEGVQGEGGVQPATPDYLLGLRQLCDQRKLLLLMDGVQDGHFRTGRFQSFQRIIESVEGGEFLPDGLSMAKSLGGGFPIGAFWVRAPYADVLGAGTHGSTYGGSPLACAVALKILEVIQRDGLADNARRIGDFLKNGLQALAQKHPGVIRQVRGLGLMLGIELVPDQARLPGESTRTQAVRFVDLLHRAGLLAIPAGAQIIRLLPPLNLSPAEAQEGLGIVESVLAGLG